The genomic window ATCTCTATCACTATTTGATTAAGCATTATATGCATAAATTTCAGGATCgtaatttaagatttttgatttataattgaaAACATGCTGAGCAATATAAAATATACATGTATTCAAAATCTTCAACATATCTGAATAATAGAAGAAAAAACTATAACTTTTAATCATTGTACTCAATTATTcaaactctctctctcccctAACCTTTTTGACTATAGCTATGATTGGCCTGTAGTAAGCCCCAAAAGAGTCTAAATCTTAACTATAATATGTTGCTCATCAGTATGCACCAGTGATCGCCCCATTGGAGGCCTAAAAGGAGCTAGCTCTGAAATTATACAGCAAACATGTCCGTAGTAACATATACTAGTGATCACCCCACGGGCGTGGTCTAAAAGGAAACTAGCTCCTAACTACAACATACTATCAACCAACATGGGCCAATGATCGCCCAACTAAAGGTCCAAAAGAAGACTAGACCCTAAAATATGTGATTGTAGTCATACTAGAGAGGATACATCATAATCAATAAATTTAacatttcaaaataataaaaggGGATAGTTACTGCTCATGAAGTTTTAGTTCATACTTGATTTAGTTATTCAAAGTCCACTTGTACAaagcatatataatataattcaaaatataCATAGATATTATTCATTATTAAGTTAAATTAACATCTTTCTGCCAAATTTTACAAAGagaaccaatatatatatatatatatatatatatatatatatatatatatatatatatatatatatatatatatatatatatatatatatatatatgatcaaatATTCGATAGAGGAACTTTCCTTAGCTCCTAAGATTGAATTATCATTAAGGTATATTATGCATGACCTAGATAATTATAGTCAAAGGTTAAGTTTACATTTAAGGCacattaattattatttaaaactCGAGCATGTGAAGAGTCTTCAAAATTGTGGGGCCCACTTGaaattaatcatataaaaaaatgtTCTATATCAAGGATAAGACTCCAGAACCATTTTAGTGGTTGTGTCTCACTCAATCTTAGAGTCCATCTCTTATAAAAGCACTCCAAGATTTGGATTGCATAGCTAGAGGAAATTTGTGACAACTCCATTCATCTCTTCTCCAACAGATAGATTAGTTCTGCAATGGATAGGTTAGTTTCTAACTCACGTATGTTGTTGCAATGAAGTACCGAGATACTCCGTttatttggatttcatggccacaACGGTCAATACATATTCTGACTATTGGAAAATTCTGGTTAACTTGAAACGGATCCACAATTCCAAACAAGTATTAATCTTTTGAGTCTACAGCAGtagtttctctctttcttctcttctaatTAATATCCCTCTAATTGTATTTCTTTCTTTGAGAAATCAGTTAGGTAGACTTCTAGTCTTCCTCTTCCCTCAACAACCCCAGAAACAAAAAGCAgcaaaaagaaacaaagaagaatcTCGTACCTTTCACTAGAAATAAAGGGGTTTGAGACAGTGAGACTAATCCTGTTGGACTAGGAGTTCGGGCCGCTCGTTTTCCAATTTGCTCAATTCTATCCTAAGTGTCCACTTCATGTTCATTTAAATAAAAGATTAAGGGCATGCATCGGTGCAATTTGTGGAATCGAAATAAGTATCTATATTTGTATTATCTCATGTATCTAGATACAGTTGCAGAGCATGCTTATATATGCTTACACTAGAGCAAATTCCTTTCTAAGTTAACGCTCAATTTTTTATCGTATCCACCAGATTTCTCTCTTCAGTAAACTGCATTACATTTATTACTGCAATTTTAGTTTCACATTGCAGCAAAAACCACACCTCAATTAAAAAGCATTCATATCATTCATAACTAACATGAAGCTTTAGCTATACTTTAAACATTACTTTTACAAACGTTTACCACTATCAACGGCCGGTCAAGAGAGCAGTTCCATTGTTTGAGCAGGCAAACATGCTTGACAACGAACTATTTGACATGCCAACATCACTAAAGCCTTCATTCCCCATAGCTGAAATCTCGGCATTCCAACCATCTTCAGACATCTCTGGAAGGGGAGCTTCGCGCTCCATGATTTGCATCACCAGCCGCATAGGAGGCCTAGAACTGGAGTTAGGGTGTGAACAAAGAAGGCCGAGCTTTAGCACCATCTCCATCTCTTGGACAACATATTCAATCCCCAAGTTAGGATCCCTCGCCTCCAAAATAGTCCCTGCCTTCCAGCACTCCAGAACTTTATTTGCCAACACTATGTCTTCTTCTGATGGTCTTATCTCTATTGGCCTTCTTCCACAAGCCACCTCAAGCAAAAATCCACCAAAGGCAAACACATCTGTGCTTGTAGTTGCCTTGCCAGTCTTGGTGAGCTCTGGTGCAAGGTAACCCAAAGTCCCGACTACATGTGTAGTCCGGGGATCGGTTCCGTGATCATATAGTCTTGCCAGGCCAAAATCACCCAGTCTTCCATTCATCTGATCATCTAGCAGGATGTTGCTAGCCTTGATGTCTCTATGAACAACCACCTTCTCCCATTCTTCATGCAAATAATAAAGCGCGGAAGCTACACCTTTGATTATTTGGAATCTTTGTCCCCAACTAAGCATCAACTTAGGTTGGTTAAATAGGAACTTGTCCAAACTACCGTTGGGCATGAATTCATAGACCAATAAGAGCTCCCCTTTTCTCCTGCAATAACCGAGGAGCTGTACCAAGTTCCGGTGACGCAAGCGGCCAAGGCTAACAATCTCTGCGATGAACTCTCTCATACCTTGTCTTGATTCATGCGACACCTGCTTAACTGCAACTTGGATGTCAGTCTTTGGCAACACGCCTTTGTAGACCCTACCAAAACCTCCGGCTCCCAAGAGCTGTTGGTCTTTGAATCCCATGGTGGCCAAGAATAGGTCCTTGTAGCAGAATCTCTGGGGTCCATATTCTAGCTCCCAATCTTCAAACACCTCTCTGAATTTAATCTTGCTCTTCACCAGAAAGATTATGCCAGTTATGATTATTAACAAGAAAAGTATTGCCAAGATTATCGGCAACCCAATCTTCCAAGACTCTAAGCTCGATTTAGATGGTGTGTGAGGGAGGGATGGAAGACGTGAGAAATCGAGTGCTTGAGCCCTTCCATTCAACTTAAAGCTCCAGCCCAATATGTAATGAGATGTTATAAATGAGCCTACTGAAGAAGAAAATCCGACATACATATGGTCCGAGATCAAAGAAGAGAGATTCACATTTGAAGACAAGCATGGAACACCTGGTTTGGTTGCATCAATAGGTGCTAACGTTACATTAAGCAGTCCATCCATGTGACTGTATTCGATCCAGGCTTGTATTGGTTTGCCGCTCGCAAGGCTCAGGTTCTTGAACCCAGCGCCATTGTCATTAGTGAAATAAGCTGCATGCGAGGAATTAATAGACTTTGGGCTGCTAACATCAATTCCAACATGATTATTGTCAATATCACCAAATTCAGGGTTCATGTTTGTATCGAATTCGATGGCCACAATTTGGTTTGAAGAATCTGAATTGTTTGTATTGAAGAGTCCCAGGTATTGACTAGGTAAGGCATAAGACAGATTTACGGAATGCGCAAGAACAAAGGCAAGTCCATGGCCAAACAAGTCCTGGTACTTGGGGACGATTGCAAAGATGAAAGAAGTCGAGAAGGAGAGAGCTTTACCAGTTGTTGAGTTCCTAAAACAGAGTGGAGATGGGTGAAAGGCGTGGCCCTTGGCTTGCAGTCTAGTATTGTCGGTGAGAATGAGAAGGCCATTGGTTGCGATCTCTGCAATGCCGTCCAGATGCAGTTTGGCAAAACCGAATCCATTATAAGTAAAATCATCATCTTGTGCTGATGCTGTAGTGAGTGTGAGGATGAGAAAGAAGAACATGTTCTTTGGAAACATGGCTTGGGTCCAACTCTACTCGCCGTCTACAATATGAGAGATTCCTCCTTTGGTTATGATATTAATAACACAGAAGTGCCGTTGGCTTCTCATGCCTACCACTTTATGCGTCTTAAATGCCTCGACAGtgaggagaggaagagaaagcAGAGTGAAGGGCGCACGCGATGACTAAAAGACTTTGCGTGCACCAATTCCCTCCTGCCATGTATTGTTCATGATTTAGCCATCCTTGATGACGCTGGACGGACCATTCTTTTAAGATATTTTCTCTTCCCTTTGGGTGAGGGGACAAGGACAGCCTAGGCACGCTAATTTGAATTTCCTCTTTTGTCGTCGGCTATCAACTTATCGcgttttgaaatatattttttaaaataaaattttaaaaaatatataaaattttataatttattataatatcttaatatctataaataataatgatctaatttttataatactTGATAACACTTGCATGATTACAAATTCAATTTCTTCGATCATTTGATTGATATCAATGATGCTTTATTTATTCATCTGCTCACTCGTAAAATTAAACCATAATTAATCATGACTATCCTGCAACTCtgataagaaaaagagaataaGAAGGTGAGCTTTATAGTCCAGTAAAAATTCCAGCATACTCGCACCAATACAAtagtgttagatgtataccctaaaagttaattattggctgacatatatAATAATTTCAGGGTATAACTTTgtacttataaattttatttattaataaaaagataatttttataccaataatatttttatgtgtccatgattcatccaagaaattaacaaatgataatatatattctcaGAGTGTTGAGAATTTGGGATATGTATTATTGATGGTTAAATTCTAAAAGTTTTCGATTGAAGAATCATCACGAAAGATGGCGATCGATCCAATTAGAtcggtgcacagatcgcttctctTCCGGACAAATATTTTTTGAGTCtgcagtatggagacactggggcgagacaggtggttgttagagaacaacttgcaccaaGCATTATcaatacgagaaatcacttggatgtctactcacttgtcagtgatttGCTCGATACTGCATGATAAGTACATTAAATGTGACATAAGAAGCATTAAAACTTGTGTCATTTAATCTCTATTCTTTAATATTTGAAACTTCTTCTACTCTTTTTAGGAATTGttgatcataaaaattattcacATACCAACTAGCAAAAGCCTCCAATATTATAGTGACAAAGCCCAAGATTAGCCAGCCTCTATCAATaaattttcaatatgattcaggCTGGAAGATAGCAACAACACAGCCCACAAAGTATAGTCCAAAGGACATTGCAGGCCCAAAGCCCAAAATGAAGCCCACGCGGCCCAGCGGTCCATGCTTGCGGTGCACAAGGACGCAACCAAGTGGTCCACGTGTGGTGTACGGACACAGGATCGCTCGATCTTTCACATGGCTCATTGGGGGTTTTGGCAGGTGCGCGGGTTCAAATGGGAGCTAGGCATGCTAGCGAGTGCGGCTTCATGTTGTCATGCAGTGTGGGATCTCACAGCAGACACGAGTGCAGGCACAGATGCCTAGGTACGATCGGGTTCAATAGCAGGCGAGCGGCTTGAGGCGTGGTTCAGATGTACTGGGATGCAATGGAAATAGGTTTAGGGTTTTTATCcagagagtaaaaaaaaaaaagaagaagaagaagaagaagaagaagaagaagaaggagagaaagagataGACGTGGGGAGCTGGAGTCTTTGAAGATGGCTAGGAGGCCTTGACGGCTATAAAAAGGGTCatctaggagagaaaaaaaagagagtaaaaattaagaaaaaaatatatagaaataaagatagaaaggaagagaggggagagagcttTGTGGTGGCGTAAGGAGGCTACGCTATTTCTTCAAGTTTTTCTTCAATAAAAAGGGAGCGATGGCGAGCAGAATCAACACCATGAGCGGCTAATACTCCTGCATCTCGAGGAAGAGATGATTTCTTttgtaaatcaaatttatttcttccttactttatcttttatttacttttttttatgtaaaaaataaagaaatattttcatttttaatatatatttgtgCTTTTAtttagatgatttgatcattaatctaAACAATTTATCTTCTTTGGAGATGCATCATGATCTGTAGGATACGACGCGGGCTCAAAAAAGAAATAGGTTGTCCTAGGGTTTGATCtattactatttaattttttttaaagtctcTTGGAATAATCTATACTCATAAAGGAATAAGCCGTGATCCAAAGGATACGGTCTATACTCAGATAGAGATAGATTATATTCAAAGATCATTGACAATAAGCCACCCTTGCATGATTTTGAGTACTAAAATCTGTTTTGCAAAAGAATAATTTATAATCTCTAAGATCTTCTTTGCTTGATCACctctattattaatttaaaatttattttttttgtttccatAGTTTCTAAAGATTTTTAAACAATAATTTCAGTGcacataaaattttgaatttttttttattttatattttaaacacAACTGCTTAAGACCTCTGTGAATCGATCCGACTCACTCTATTCTACGGAACTAGGAGTTTGGTAAAAATAGTATCTTTAATCGCTCTAGCGATAAGAGTACTTCAAATTTTTGACACCATTATCAGGGATCTTGGTatgattattttagaaaaaaatataaaaaaaatatttattgtctTCTTTAATTTTATTGCTTTCTTATTTAACTGCTTTAATTGTTCTTGCCTCTTGTCTTTTATTCTATTGACTTCTAACCTAATTCaagttttctttttatttcaattgcttaaatattcaaacaaaaaaaaacaaaaagaaagaaaaagataaccactacaagaaatttaattttttacgatgaaatttttttatcgctaaaaatcatattttcgtcgctaaaagtatttgcgacgaaatatatcgtcgctaaaaatttgtagagaaagcctcgtagcaaaagaccttagcaACGAAAcgattttatttcgtcgcaaaaaatagtaaacctaAACGACGAAGTATGTgttgtattagcgatgaaaatattttatcgcaagagcttaaattttcatcgctaaaattgtaacaaaaaataatttcatcactaaatatagtgattaaaaaaaaatattctcttattttttgtgacGAAACTTTCCTTTCGTCataattttttgcgacgaaaataaaattcatcataaaacttAGCGATGGAATTTGTCGCAAACAAAATTTGTcacaaaaatttcatcgtaataattgcgacgaaaaaaatattcgttgctataattgcgatgaaataaaaatttcgtcgctataatggcgacgaaataaaaatttcatcgctataatggcgacgaaagaaaattttcgtcactattagggtgacgaaataaaaaaattcatcgctataattatgacgaaataaaaattttatcacaaaaaaattaaaatttttagcgacgaaactattttttcgtcgcaaaaatagcaacgaaataaaaaatttcatcacgatgtataataaaaattttacttttttgggttcacaaatttttttgtgatgaaattaatatttcgttgctaaaataaattttggataaaaaattaaatttttatttttttttcaaaaaaaatctgctcaaatataaattctctgatcaaacatattttaaataaatagtatattaacacaataaaaatattctaattcaaaatatcaatttcaagtatcaaaaaatttcataaccatctttgtcatatacaaaaatataagtccatacatcattttaaatttaaaataactacaaactaggtatcatctgactcgttggcctcgttcccttctccaggcatcgatccctgacccgatatgtgtcgcgatggtggtgcagaggtggcatcatgtgactgtagaggtgctaactcagaagcatcaataccgagccatCCCGCCATCGTAGCtactatcctctcgagcgtctgactacgattcatccagtaactaatctgatcttgcatcatgctcatggatgtcctaaatgcctctggcaccgatgcatcatcagaccggtcggatgacgaactgcatgattttttggaccgcatgctatgaccagatcctagctgccgcccgaggacggtatccaaaattgtatcatctgtcatcaaacaaatctgctgcgatccagtatcactATCAGATCCAACCTCCCTCGTCGTCTGCTCTCttaattctaatatttttttcttcacaataaaccaaataaaatcataattttttttcaaactctttaaaagtattcaaaatgtagagtaatgatacttacatgacgctgcctcgcctcctcggtcacgaactcgccactcttattttgatagaatttagcatataTAGGCATCGACTCTGGATAGTCcctgttcaaataaaaaaaaaaaaaagatatcaaaataatataaatatttcatAAGAAGTTATAAAGTATGATTGCAAAtatagttacgtaccatcctcttcatttccTATGCAAAAGAGGCAtttccttgcgtgtgaatagaatcaatcttactcttATTCACCTTATTCACCTTcgatcgtcgctacaaaatacatacaattataaccaataaaggacataacaaaattaaaataacttgaaacactagacatacctgaaatgcctcacttccaaaatgctcacataaccactgccaatcgtcactagacccagcccaatttctgtatggctgggtcacaggatcaatttccttcgcctgcagctcattacagtatttatgaagcctatatcgccgatctctgtatctatttgcagccattttgagaatacatgccgtcacttcttcatcggtgcaatcctcgaagtcaatattatcctacacagtcatcatatcaaaaagcaaatacatgaaattattcatataataaaaaatttatttatataaccaaaaataatatggatcatgtaatgatatgcaagacatccaaatttaattcttaccttgatgtgagagactagagcatcacggtatcgaggagctacatgcttgaaactttcagcagcccacgaaaaatgatttcacatatacaaactgatctcatttgcgatgatactagcctctgtgccaaccggatgatctcgaaatatctGTACCTTTGGcttttcattgtgtgtatgcacatattttttcaaaacaagacccctactaggaccacgcactgcacgtcgatgctgtgttcctgcaagtaaaaattggtgaaatgaatatatatcatgtatcactaaatgcatataacaaaaaaatatatatggtttataaattgatagagatgtacctgtaaggggatgatgTTGCAGTGCCATGACCTCCGGCTGGGCAAGCTCTAgctgagcactagtctgctctgtAGACTCGGACAACTGAGTCttatctaaatcctctgactcatcatgcaaaatgctaaagtgaggatgtgtatcatcaagcggagcctgtTGCCTACCTTGTGAACgtctacgtccaggaccagtcatgatgctacaatgattaaaataatttaaatcagcacctaatcaaaaaaactcaagtattacatgatataacaaaaaaataaattgaattacttattcatattaattattgttctcagattctgaactcgtgtccatatagtcatcttcgatgggagtcatagaagacttcgaccctgaagtgctatcatcatcatcgttaatgaagtcattattggatcatgctcgtgcccgtgcccttatcgacgatccaataatagaaacatcctcaggttcatagtcgtctctttgtaattgtcctatgtcaatcgtatcatctggcactaatatgttatctggtgcttgcatttgatatgcttcattttcaataattacacagacttcattctctagatcttcatcgttcgggcatgtgaaaagtgcaggatcaaacaaatgcctatgctgagcccttattgcaactcgccaaggctctttcattttgttatcatcaatataccacactagtcttgcttgctttgcaaaaatataaggatcactttcgtaccatacatgaccagtgtggatactgacgagttgaggatctataacaattggtCTGTGTCATCCTAAGTTATACCATCGAtacttgaataacacaatccgtcgaagatcactatatctcaactctataacctcatgcagaacaccaaaaaaatctattatttcacccttgtgctcgccctccacgcttattccataattctgtgtggttcgatcgCATTCGCAATTTTTCGTTAAGAATCACACACCActgactatgcatgctgaatatactaATACACGTCTGTCAGATTTTCAtgcaagtgcagctaagtcattactgatacagttaggattgtctatacgtagctgagatatctacaattaaaagaataataagcaggttaaatttgataaaataaatactatataaacaaacttttaatcatggatgaacattaacataacttacccattcgtcaaaccatgatgcgaattgattcctatgtcgtgccgctgctaatgtaggattacttcttctgagctcactttcgtgttctctgaagtgatacagtaataccatgtatattttaatttagagtccacgtacattcattgatatatcaacaaataaaaattaaatgtatatactcacatcatgtacgcttctacctcctcgtaattgtttagcacatatcaatgcatgtcatccgttttttgtggtgtcaacattcgaaaatcttttttaccttatggtcgggcaacattggagaatacggacaatccatcggtcagaatctTATCAACATCGATATTCCAttgtggccttgtaaatttggtctccactctttgaaggtacatagagcagaatgtcagacattcattcataacatgtgcctctgctattgaaccttcaggccgtgctttgttagtgacggcactcttgtattcatgcatctccctattcaataaattatcaattgatatcatatataataagaatacaataatgaataataaatattataatatcatgcaattacctttcaattgggtacatccatcttgtatatactggcccacccaatctagcctcatgtggaagatgaacagaaagatgcaccatgatatcaaagaaggcgggagggaatatcatctcgagcttacagagagtaatgataatcttcttctccaatatgttgATCTGACTTCATCTCAATGTCTTCGCATATAAGTCCCGAAAATAAGTTCccagatcaagtaacgcatcatacacattatccggcaacaatccgcgcaaaccaactgggagcacatgttgtagaagtacatgacaatcatgacttttcatcctgatgatctttccatctttcgatttgatgcaccgtttcaagtttgaggcgtatccatcaggaaatctcactgatctcaaatatgaaagaaattgatttctctctcttcgattcagtgtataacatgccaatggcttcaccagcctatcccctcgtcgaatcaaatgtaattcctttctaatccgcatatcctttaagtcaagacgagccttcacggtatccttcgttcttccttcgatattgagaatggtataaaatacattatcaaatatattcttttcaatatgcatgacgtcaagattatgtcgaagaagaagcatttttcaatatggaagatcaaacaacttgctcctttttctccaattttcga from Elaeis guineensis isolate ETL-2024a chromosome 4, EG11, whole genome shotgun sequence includes these protein-coding regions:
- the LOC105042692 gene encoding L-type lectin-domain containing receptor kinase SIT2-like, coding for MFPKNMFFFLILTLTTASAQDDDFTYNGFGFAKLHLDGIAEIATNGLLILTDNTRLQAKGHAFHPSPLCFRNSTTGKALSFSTSFIFAIVPKYQDLFGHGLAFVLAHSVNLSYALPSQYLGLFNTNNSDSSNQIVAIEFDTNMNPEFGDIDNNHVGIDVSSPKSINSSHAAYFTNDNGAGFKNLSLASGKPIQAWIEYSHMDGLLNVTLAPIDATKPGVPCLSSNVNLSSLISDHMYVGFSSSVGSFITSHYILGWSFKLNGRAQALDFSRLPSLPHTPSKSSLESWKIGLPIILAILFLLIIITGIIFLVKSKIKFREVFEDWELEYGPQRFCYKDLFLATMGFKDQQLLGAGGFGRVYKGVLPKTDIQVAVKQVSHESRQGMREFIAEIVSLGRLRHRNLVQLLGYCRRKGELLLVYEFMPNGSLDKFLFNQPKLMLSWGQRFQIIKGVASALYYLHEEWEKVVVHRDIKASNILLDDQMNGRLGDFGLARLYDHGTDPRTTHVVGTLGYLAPELTKTGKATTSTDVFAFGGFLLEVACGRRPIEIRPSEEDIVLANKVLECWKAGTILEARDPNLGIEYVVQEMEMVLKLGLLCSHPNSSSRPPMRLVMQIMEREAPLPEMSEDGWNAEISAMGNEGFSDVGMSNSSLSSMFACSNNGTALLTGR